The Acetivibrio saccincola genome window below encodes:
- a CDS encoding RNA-binding domain-containing protein, whose translation MTTDEIKKIIQNGENSYIEFKEEEIKAKELAEEIVAFSNSEGGMILIGVDDEGNIKGVKDDKIEETVMNICRNNCIPHIIPLYENIEVEGKRIAVITVPKGLNKPYYTADHKYYIRVGTTKRIASKEELLRLFEAGGSLHFDISPVEGTSIKDLNTDIIRDYFMKYNTFDLLEEPEESVERILVNADILKEVDGRKLCTVGGLLVFGKNPEKHLPQNGVSFAHFKGNEITDELIDKKIITGRIQDIAEQLMVVIKNNMLIPSVINGLKREDKEEYPMIVMREAIVNSLVHRNYSISGSKIRVLMYDDRIEFRSPGRLPNTVTIEKMKIGVSYARNPFLVKYMENMRYIDQLGRGIPMILKKMKEAGAKEPLLMEQGEEFVLTIYKA comes from the coding sequence ATGACTACAGATGAAATAAAGAAGATAATTCAAAATGGGGAAAATTCGTATATTGAGTTCAAAGAAGAGGAAATAAAAGCAAAAGAACTGGCGGAGGAGATTGTTGCCTTTTCCAATTCAGAAGGAGGTATGATTCTTATTGGGGTTGATGATGAAGGAAATATAAAAGGGGTAAAAGATGATAAGATAGAAGAAACGGTGATGAATATATGCAGAAATAATTGTATTCCTCATATTATTCCTTTGTATGAAAACATAGAAGTAGAAGGGAAGAGGATTGCGGTTATTACTGTCCCTAAGGGGCTTAATAAGCCATATTATACTGCTGACCATAAATATTATATACGGGTGGGCACCACAAAGAGGATTGCATCAAAGGAGGAATTGCTGCGGCTTTTTGAGGCAGGAGGAAGCCTCCATTTTGATATTTCTCCCGTTGAAGGAACATCTATCAAAGATTTAAACACCGATATTATTAGAGATTACTTTATGAAGTATAACACATTTGATTTGCTTGAAGAGCCTGAGGAATCTGTAGAAAGGATACTGGTAAATGCAGACATCCTTAAAGAGGTTGATGGCAGAAAACTCTGTACTGTGGGGGGACTGCTGGTATTTGGCAAAAACCCTGAAAAGCACCTTCCGCAGAATGGAGTGAGTTTTGCTCATTTTAAAGGCAATGAAATCACGGATGAATTAATTGATAAAAAGATAATAACTGGAAGAATTCAGGATATTGCGGAACAATTGATGGTTGTGATAAAAAATAATATGCTTATCCCGTCGGTAATTAACGGTCTGAAAAGGGAAGATAAGGAAGAATATCCCATGATTGTTATGAGGGAAGCCATCGTAAACTCGCTGGTGCACAGAAATTACAGCATCAGCGGGTCTAAAATAAGGGTTCTTATGTATGATGACCGTATAGAGTTTAGAAGCCCGGGAAGGCTCCCTAATACGGTAACAATAGAGAAGATGAAGATAGGGGTTTCCTATGCCCGAAACCCTTTCCTTGTTAAGTACATGGAAAATATGAGATATATTGACCAGTTGGGAAGAGGCATACCAATGATACTAAAAAAAATGAAGGAAGCAGGGGCAAAAGAACCATTACTCATGGAGCAGGGAGAAGAGTTTGTTTTGACAATATATAAAGCATAA
- a CDS encoding BREX-1 system adenine-specific DNA-methyltransferase PglX, translated as MARVRTDYLHKLQKSYEAEIKRLDIVIDSNASQREKANARKKKEKILKQIDECLQYDQVIAHVANQRIKIDLDDGVSVNYAKFQGIEIPQGEGRKLLKADLLAKI; from the coding sequence GTGGCAAGGGTAAGAACTGACTATTTACATAAACTGCAGAAATCCTATGAAGCAGAGATTAAGAGGCTGGATATTGTCATTGACTCCAATGCTTCTCAGAGGGAAAAGGCCAATGCAAGGAAGAAAAAGGAGAAGATACTAAAACAGATAGATGAATGCTTGCAGTATGACCAGGTAATCGCCCATGTTGCAAACCAGAGGATAAAGATAGATTTAGATGACGGGGTAAGTGTAAACTATGCTAAGTTCCAGGGAATTGAGATACCTCAGGGTGAAGGCAGGAAGCTATTGAAAGCGGACTTGCTGGCGAAAATATAG